Proteins from a genomic interval of Lycium ferocissimum isolate CSIRO_LF1 chromosome 2, AGI_CSIRO_Lferr_CH_V1, whole genome shotgun sequence:
- the LOC132046640 gene encoding caffeoylshikimate esterase-like: protein MGNQVKFPGISEELQKILDADMDNVEARRRAREAFKDIQLSIDHILFKVPHAGLKMEESYEVNSRGLEIFSKSWLPETPTKAVIYFCHGYGDTCTFLAEGIARKLASFGYGVVAMDYPGFGLSEGLHGYIPSFDKLVDDVIEHYSKVKEKPEFRNLPSFLFGESMGGAIALKVHQKQPNAWNGAVLVAPMCKIADNMVPPWLVTQILIGVAKFLPTQKLVPTQDLGELAVRDEKKREMMAYNIISYKHKPRLQTALELLNATKEIERLLEKVSLPLLILHGKNDIVTDPSVSKTLHERSSSSDKKLFLYEDAYHALLEGEPDEMILRVFGDIISWLDEHTMS from the exons TCGTGCGAGGGAGGCATTTAAGGATATTCAGCTTTCAATTGATCATATCTTATTCAAG GTGCCACATGCTGGATTGAAGATGGAGGAG TCTTATGAGGTTAATTCTCGAGGGCtagaaatcttctccaaaagtTGGCTTCCAGAGACACCTACCAAAGCTGTTATCTACTTTTGTCATGGTTATGGGGATACATGCACTTTTTTAGCTGAAG GCATCGCGAGGAAATTAGCATCTTTCGGTTATGGAGTAGTTGCGATGGATTACCCGGGATTTGGTCTTTCGGAAGGTCTTCATGGTTATATACCAAGCTTTGACAAGCTGGTTGACGATGTCATTGAGCATTACTCAAAAGTTAAAG AAAAGCCAGAGTTCCGCAATCTACCAAGCTTCCTATTTGGGGAATCCATGGGTGGAGCAATAGCTTTAAAGGTGCACCAGAAGCAACCTAATGCTTGGAATGGTGCTGTTCTTGTTGCACCTATGTGCAAA ATTGCAGATAACATGGTTCCACCATGGTTAGTGACACAAATTTTAATTGGCGTCGCAAAGTTTCTTCCAACACAGAAGCTAGTTCCAACTCAGGATTTGGGGGAGTTGGCAGTCAGAGatgaaaagaagagagaaatg ATGGCCTATAATATCATCTCTTACAAACATAAACCCCGTTTACAGACCGCCCTGGAGTTACTGAATGCGACAAAAGAGATAGAGAGACTACTAGAAAAG GTCTCTCTGCCATTGTTAATCTTGCACGGAAAGAATGATATAGTAACCGATCCATCAGTCAGCAAAACACTGCATGAGAGGTCAAGTAGTTCGGACAAGAAACTGTTCCTTTATGAGGACGCTTATCATGCCTTGCTCGAGGGCGAGCCAGATGAAATGATACTTCGAGTTTTTGGTGATATTATTTCATGGCTGGATGAGCATACCATGTCCTAG
- the LOC132046643 gene encoding protein ABA DEFICIENT 4, chloroplastic → MALSSSTCFCHSQFSLKTDRWAPALTSNILSNIRRNEPASSALKRINPDILSQQVRKRGIKHGNGCSFLRGSRVICQPKLQNLLQRRSHRVSAIGLPSSQIASSVFTLGTAAVLPFYTFMVAAPKAELTRKLMGSTIPYVVLGLLYAYLLYLSWTPDTIRLMFASKYWLPELPGIAKMFSNEVTLASAWIHLLAVDLFAARQIYHDGLQNDIEMRHSVSFCLLFCPIGIVIHLLTKAVLSSVERAEPRTH, encoded by the exons ATGGCCTTGTCTTCTTCTACATGCTTTTGTCACTCCCAATTCTCACTTAAG ACAGACCGCTGGGCACCTGCTTTAACATCAAATATCCTAAGTAATATCAGGAGGAATGAACCTGCATCCTCTGCACTGAAAAGAATAAACCCTGACATTTTAAGTCAACAAGTTCGGAAACGAGGAATCAAGCATGGCAATGGGTGCAGTTTCCTCAGAGGATCAAGAGTAATATGTCAGCCTAAACTCCAAAATCTTCTACAAAGAAGAAGTCACAGGGTGTCTGCTATAG GGTTGCCTAGTTCACAAATAGCCAGTAGTGTCTTTACGCTAGGAACAGCAGCCGTTCTTCCGTTTTACACCTTCATGGTTGCAGCACCTAAAGCTGAACTT ACCAGAAAATTGATGGGAAGCACCATACCGTATGTTGTGCTCGGACTTCTGTACGCATATTTGTTGTACCTCTCTTGGACACCAGATACAATTCGGCTGATGTTTGCTAGTAAATACTGGCTTCCGGAG CTGCCTGGTATAGCAAAGATGTTCTCCAACGAGGTGACGCTAGCTTCTGCATGGATTCACCTGTTGGCCGTAGATCTTTTTGCTGCaag GCAGATTTATCATGATGGTTTGCAAAATGATATTGAAATGCGCCATTCTGtttccttttgcttgctatTTTGCCCCATTGGAATTGTTATTCATCTCCTCACCAAAGCTGTACTAAGTAGTGTAGAAAGAGCAGAGCCTAGAACTCACTAA
- the LOC132046644 gene encoding uncharacterized protein LOC132046644 yields the protein MMSPKPLPENRGSSNPATMRQTPLQIIHIAGNFMRIWSVYSMYRYLSQTGASVVLFMFCCLLPSCIWFLVAQKPWKGRALSNTQVVPSVVNGAITALFFILWGKGLKSCGPVRAILGEYSGAVLGVLSGVLYGRRGHVWKKIGGLLAMLASFYFLSQGWAMATYSPFPFSNATDDETGTEQLVGMKEMLVPILAGILSALRRVIARRVSLKNQLKRRLHAITLTSATCFLFPVAMWDMIIGSNNVELPFSAWAFSSTILFGMVLIFYIDSIAEERLHMVFSSPRHLMVAGGCIIVMEIVYKMDFSLLGFLVCAAILGIGIYEATSLDRSRRDSFQGSSSNGILDDQPEMSPLPT from the exons atgaTGTCTCCAAAGCCACTTCCAGAAAATCGAGGTTCATCTAACCCTGCTACTATGCG GCAAACACCCTTGCAGATAATCCATATTGCTGGGAACTTTATGAGAATATGGTCAGTTTACTCCATGTACCGTTATTTGTCTCAGACGGGGGCTTCAGTTGTTCTTTTTATGTTCTGCTGTCTTCTTCCATCATGCATCTGGTTTCTAGTAGCGCAAAAGCCTTGGAAGGGCAGGGCGCTTTCTAATACACAG GTAGTACCTTCAGTTGTAAATGGTGCTATAACAGCTCTTTTCTTCATCTTGTGGGGAAAGGGCCTTAAATCTTGTGGTCCTGTTCG GGCCATATTGGGCGAGTATTCTGGTGCTGTTCTAGGAGTATTATCTGGGGTACTGTATGGAAGGAGGGGCCATGTTTGGAAAAAG ATTGGTGGACTCCTTGCAATGCTGGCATCTTTCTACTTTTTATCACAAGGATGGGCGATGGCTACATATTCTCCATTTC CATTTAGCAATGCCACTGATGATGAGACAGGGACCGAACAGCTTGTAGGAATGAAGGAAATGCTAGTTCCCATTCTTGCTGGAATCTTGTCAGCACTTCGGAGGGTCATCGCAAGGCGGGTCTCACTTAAG AATCAACTGAAGAGGCGACTCCATGCCATAACCCTTACTTCTGCGACGTGCTTTTTGTTTCCTGTTGCCATGTGGGACATGATTATA GGATCTAACAATGTAGAGCTGCCGTTTTCTGCTTGGGCTTTTTCAAGCACCATCTTATTTGGGATGGTATTGATATTTTACATTGATAGCATTGCAGAGGAGAG gttgcatatggttttctcttCTCCAAGGCACTTAATGGTTGCGGGAGGATGCATCATTGTCATGGAGATAGTATATAAAATGGACTTCTCGTTACTCGGTTTTCTTGTTTGTGCTGCCATCTTGGGAATTG GCATATATGAAGCTACGTCCTTGGATCGTTCTAGGAGAGATTCTTTCCAAGGCTCAAGCTCCAATGGCATCTTGGACGATCAACCTGAAATGTCTCCACTTCCTACTTGA
- the LOC132046646 gene encoding uncharacterized protein LOC132046646 gives MATLCTLILPKVPQSRGTTTTTRAVLTRDYKMKVPYELKQGQSRLFHKLPSGLNMEVLFQKGLQCSDPDDEFTKNPPLVFVHGSFHAAWCWAEHWLPFFSQNGYDCYALSLLGQGESDSPAAAAAGTVQTHAGDIADFIHKEIKLPPVLLGHSFGGLIVQYYIANIRSEAVKGSDSETKSLFPSLAGAVLVCSVPPSGNSGLVWRYLFSKPIAAFKVTWSLAAKAFQTSLPLCKETFFSAAMEGQLVMRYQQLMTESSRMPLFDLRKLNASLPVPQLEDPAFKVLVVGAKDDFIVDVEGLNETGKFYGVPTVCIEGVAHDMMIDCSWTKGAQSILSWLNGLNKAGTQI, from the exons ATGGCTACACTCTGTACGTTGATTCTTCCCAAAGTTCCTCAATCCagaggaacaacaacaacaactcgtGCTGTCCTAACGAGGGATTACAAAATGAAGGTTCCTTATGAACTGAAGCAGGGACAATCTCGTCTTTTTCACAAGCTTCCCTCTGGTCTAAACATGGAAGTTCTCTTCCAAAAAGGACTACAATGCAGTGACCCAGATGATGAATTTACTAAGAACCCACCATTAGTATTTGTTCATGGAAGCTTTCATGCAGCTTGGTGTTGGGCTGAACACTGGCTGCCTTTCTTTTCCCAAAACGGATATGATTGTTACGCCCTCAGCTTGCTGGGCCAG GGAGAAAGCGATTCACCTGCTGCCGCAGCTGCTGGTACTGTCCAG ACACATGCAGGAGATATTGCTGACTTCATCCACAAAGAGATCAAGTTGCCACCAGTCTTGCTTGGACATTCATTTGGTGGGCTTATTGTTCAGTATTACATTGCAAATATTAGAAGTGAAGCAGTAAAAG GATCTGATTCAGAAACGAAAAGCTTATTCCCCAGTCTTGCTGGAGCTGTGCTTGTTTGCTCAGTACCCCCTTCGGGTAATAG tGGTTTAGTTTGGCGATATCTCTTCTCAAAGCCTATTGCTGCTTTCAAG GTAACTTGGAGCCTGGCAGCCAAAGCTTTTCAAACATCTTTACCTCTTTGTAAAGAAACTTTTTTCTCAGCAGCAATGGAGGGTCAGCTGGTTATGCG tTACCAACAGCTAATGACTGAAAGCTCAAGGATGCCATTGTTTGATCTAAGAAAGCTCAATGCGTCTCTTCCTGTCCCTCAACTCGAGGATCCTGCATTTAAAGTACTCGTAGTGGGTGCAAAGGATGATTTCATTGTG GACGTGGAAGGACTCAATGAAACAGGAAAATTCTATGGCGTCCCGACAGTCTGTATTGAAGGggttgctcatgatatgatgatagATTGCTCATGGACAAAGGGTGCACAATCGATCCTGTCGTGGTTAAACGGCTTAAATAAAGCTGGGACACAAATATGA
- the LOC132046647 gene encoding mannose-6-phosphate isomerase 1-like, with product MEAEPVPTTMEESFKGLVRLTGSVKNYDWGRPAKESCVARLYKLNSGAKIDENQPYAEFWMGTHDSGPSYVVEEKGRTTENNGYSNGGGIKDKCTLKDWIEKNPSVLGDTVLTKWGTQLPFLFKVLSVAKALSIQAHPDKDLAILLHKEQPLVYKDDNHKPEMALALTEFEALCGFTSLEELKVIVQTVPEIVEVVGDALAERVLDLNEDDEEEKVKLVLRNLFTEMMLASKDVITEVLAKLISRLNIKNKARELTDKEQLVLRLDKQYPADVGVLAAFLFNYVKLKPGEALYLGANEPHAYVYGECIECMATSDNVVRAGLTPKHRDVRTLCSMLTYRQGNPEILHGTTINPYTVRYLPPFDEFEVDRCILPAHSTVAFPSAPGPSMFVVMGGEGTMTTSAEEIVGEGDVLFAPANTSITIATSSGLHFYRAGVNSRFFKE from the exons atgGAGGCTGAGCCTGTGCCAACAACAATGGAAGAGAGTTTTAAGGGGTTAGTCAGGTTAACCGGTtctgtcaagaactacgattggGGCCGTCCCGCAAAGGAATCTTGTGTTGCACGACTATATAAACTCAATTCTGGTGCCAAAATTGATGAAAACCAGCCTTACGCTGAGTTTTGGATGGGTACTCACGATTCTGGCCCGTCATACGTTgtggaagaaaaaggaagaacaacTGAGAATAATGGATACTCTAATGGTGGTGGAATTAAAGACAAGTGTACTTTGAAAGATTGGATTGAAAAGAACCCTAGTGTTCTTGGTGATACTGTTCTTACCAAGTGGGGTACCCAACTTCCATTTCTCTTCAAG GTACTCTCTGTTGCAAAAGCTTTGTCTATACAAGCGCATCCGGACAAGGATCTGGCAATTCTTCTGCATAAGGAGCAGCCACTCGTTTACAAGGATGACAATCATAAACCTGAGATGGCTTTGGCTTTGACCGAATTTGAGGCCTTGTGTGGCTTCACAAGTCTTGAG GAGCTTAAAGTGATTGTTCAGACTGTACCTGAGATTGTTGAAGTGGTTGGTGATGCGCTTGCGGAGCGAGTATTGGACTTGAACGAGGATGACGAAGAGGAGAAAGTTAAGTTAGTGCTCAGAAATTTATTCACGGAGATGATGTTAGCTAGCAAGGATGTGATCACGGAAGTGCTTGCTAAGCTGATTAGTCGTCTAAACATTAAAAATAAG GCAAGGGAACTGACTGACAAAGAACAACTGGTCCTAAGACTTGATAAGCAGTATCCAGCTGATGTTGGTGTTTTAGCTGCATTCTTGTTTAATTATGTGAAGCTCAAACCGGGTGAAGCTTTATATTTAGGGGCAAATGAACCCCATGCATATGTCTATGGTGAGTGTATTGAATGCATGGCGACCTCGGACAATGTGGTACGCGCTGGCCTAACCCCCAAACACCGGGATGTTAGAACTCTCTGTTCAATGCTCACGTATAGACAG GGTAACCCTGAAATTCTGCACGGTACGACAATAAATCCGTACACAGTGAGATACCTCCCTCCTTTTGATGAATTTGAGGTGGATCGTTGCATTCTTCCCGCACATTCAACTGTTGCCTTCCCATCTGCTCCTGGTCCGTCCATGTTTGTGGTCATGGGAGGAGAGGGAACAATGACCACATCGGCGGAAGAGATTGTTGGTGAAGGTGATGTCCTATTTGCACCTGCAAATACCAGTATTACCATTGCAACCTCCTCTGGTTTGCACTTCTATAGAGCAGGAGTAAACAGTAGATTTTTCAAAGAATGA